From the genome of Mya arenaria isolate MELC-2E11 chromosome 5, ASM2691426v1:
GAATGCAATCATGTCACATTACATATACTATGGAAGTTTAAGGTACACCTGGTTTAACACTTAAAGGTTACATAcccctatatatatattgtctgtACATTATATTGTGAATTGACCGATTtgcatgcaataaaacactgaAACCTAATCTTCATCGACTTCTTACACCATATGTGGAATGACAGCAATCACAGAACCATGCATAGGTGTATGACCAATGCGGtgtaaagcaaaacaaaaaagtagatcaagtagatccagcatgtttaACAGTGTTTGAAATCACTGCAATGATAAAATGGTCTGATATGGTATAATTGTGCTTTCATCACTGGCATATGATActtaagaagaaaaaacaacaacaccgcATTTAACAGTAAGTAGTCACTCCCAGCTTGGTTTGTAATTTGCCCTTTAAATGGAAATCAAAAACATCTTAGCTTAATTTTACCATGGGGCAGGGCTCAAAACTTTAAAATCGCACTTGAAGTGTGGGGTAAGTTGACCTATTAAAACTGTTAGTTTGAAATCTGTGGTGGTTTGCtaataaaaactaattttaaCACAGTCATAAAGGATGTTCTATGCAAAGAAAATCAGAAAATCCATTCTCTGTCCAAAATAGATAATAGCCGTTGTTGTTCTTTTCTTATTTACGATTGAGTGGCCTATGTTTGAACGGCAAAACAAATTCAGTCATCAGAACTTTTGGGAGACCTTTGAACAATTAGCAAAGGGAGGTCAAATATGAAGAAGTAGTAGTAAGAAAGCTGTATATTTTTTGCCCTGACTTACCAAACATGCAGAAATGCACCCCCCTTATGTTATAAATAGTATTTATCCATTTATATGTAAGGATGAGGGACATTTGTTAGAACTTAATTGTATGTTGTTGATAGTTGAGACCTAGagaaatatgacaaaattttGGGTGGTCTCATAGTTTGAATGTAGTGGTATTGTCTTAGTACAGCACTGTGTGTTTACACCAGTTGCTTGGCGGCGCAACAAGCAACACAACAAACAAAGACATCACTGTATACAGCTCTTTGTTCACTTTGTTTAGCTTAACACGATTTCCTAAGAGACCAAGCAATAGTACCTCAATATAACAGGTATTTTAGAATTTGATATTctagttttataaaacaaaacataataaaatattatgttttacttttgcaattttaaaacaaacttacatcTACAATATATAGTTTCCTCTTCGGTCATGTAGGAGGCCGCAAAAAAGTGAGTATGTTGGTAGCATGCGACCTTCAGAGAATGCCACTCCCTTTTAGCATTTTCGTTTAAATAAATCGATGAGATGTAGGTTAAATCGTCGTTATAATGGGTTGTGGTTATCACTATTGAAGACATGTTGTTCGCATTGAGCATAAGACTTAATGTCGACGACGGTCTCCCTCCCGTGGTAGTGCATGTAATGTTAGCTGGTTGTCCTTCTTTTAGTTCAGGTACGTTGAGAACTGCTTTGTCTGGCCTAACTGGTAAACGTTGTAAACTAGTTCTTGATATTTTACaagcttttttaaaaataaagtgaaacaaaacaCAACTGAAACATAATGTACATGCATTAAGCTGGACTCAAATCATGAACAGTTCATACTAATAGTTTCTTTTTTCGGAACAGAAAATCATActaagcaaatctaaaatattagcaattttgtttcaaaatttaaatgttttacgcCAATTAAGTGACATCGCTTAAGTTGAGTAAATATCCAAAATTTATCTTTACCAGCCACATAAAGTTTGGAACTGGTGTTAAGTGGCGATACCATAGCTGCATTGAAGACGCTGCATGTAACGACTTTCATGTGGTCGTCTTTTCTCGCAACATACAACGGCTGGTATGTATCATTACTAATGAAGTGTACCGTTACATTGCTCTCTCCGACATATATTGTTGGGACCGATCCGCCGGTTGTGTGACAGTAAATATGTTTGTCCAGATCCTTACCGTCTATCCCGACTAAGCAATCTTCACAATCAGAAGTATGGTTGTAGGAATGAAGCGACGGTTTACCTGATGGAACTTAATTAACGAAAATGTAGTATACAGGTAGACGTAGCATAAACTTGCAACCGAAAAGGATTGTAACAAAACTGGTTTGCttttcttaatttgttttaaatgataaacgcAGCTTCTTGAAAATACTAAAAACTGCATTACGTGGTTGAAATTGTATTCTAAATCTCTGTAAAATATTTAggaaatatttagatttttttttagattctAGAAACTTACCAATAACGGCTATTTCAACGGGTTGTGTAAACTTGTCTCCACCAGTCCGGCCGTCAGTGCATCTCACACTGTAGTTTCCAGTCATCCATCGGTCTACGTTGTGTATTGTCAGTACAAACTCCCAGTTGGGATCCTCACTCTCAGACAAATGACCAGCAGATAAGTGCATATCCGATGAGGAGGTCGCGTTATGCCATTGGCGAACATAACTAGCTGTTATATTGTTAATCACGGCTGTATTGGGAAAGTAGCCCAACTCGACAGTACTTCCTGCGGTAATTACTTTGGTCCGAATATACAAATATCCGCAACCAGAAAGAGCTGAAAATCAACGTTTTATATaactttgtattattttaccaCACAAGAGAGAACTACTTTGACAGGATATTCAATAACTCTCTGTATTAACTGTTTGCAAACATACTATAGGTACATCATTGTAAAAAAACGACAAGCAGTAAGTATTTTAAGTAACTGGTTGTTATAATTGAGCAATGTTAAACCGTAATTCACATGTACGAGTTTGATATACATTTGTGATAAAAGAACTCGTACGGACCTCTCTCACATGTGTGGCAAATACGTACGAATATGGCGCATATTTGTGAGGATTCGTTAAGTACATTTATCCATCACCCGTCAAAGcagaaaaaaacgtaaaattcacatgtcaaaaaacaaaacaaaaacatctgtgaaatataagaaaatgtAACACATACCAAACACATAAATGCCTATCAGACTAATCAGTGGGTATATTGTGTTGCTCTGCCTGATAGAGTTCTCATATTTCATGCTAGAACATATGGAGTAAATATCCAATTTCTTAACtcttaacattttgacattttttgacaCAGATATTTCATAGTCTTCTCAAAATTCTCAAAGTGTAGAAGAAGTTCAACAATGGTTTAAGGAGTCAATTGGTCAAAACGTCAAGGTCATTAGGAGTCTTAAAAATCTTAAAACCCTTTAACATTCAATAGCTTGATATTAGTTTAACAAAGAAGAGTTGGTCTTAATAAATAGAATATCGTTGTTGCTTTTTGGGACTAGGATTGCTCCATTACGTTTGTTTGACCGTCCGATAGTCTGTCCGTAGCGTTTTGTATCCGATCAAAAACTTTATGATGCAATGACCGATTTCCATATAACTCTGCACACGTGTAAACATATTAAGATATCTGAAGTGCAAAAACAAGGTCAAAATCTCAAAGATCAAAGGCAGAGTGCACTTAACCTTGTTGatttaaactataaaactataatgatgttattaagtgtgtgcgtgtgtgcgtgcgtgcttgcgtgcgtgcgtgcgtgcgtgcgtgcgtgcgtgtgtgttggGCATTGAGTTTCAGACATTTGGGCTTACTAGTCAGACGTTTCAGTTACAAGTATGGCCCTTGATGTACCAAcaacacgcacgcacgcacggacgcacgcacgcacgcacgcacgcacacacacacacacacacacacacacacacacacatatatatatatatatatttacaataaatgcaTCCATAAATCTAAGTCCAAATGCCATTTCTCTGCCGGTACTGGTCCGGCACAGGAAAGGtacctatttatttttttatcattcactTAGGTTTCAAATTCGATAACTTACCTAAGTGCCTATCACATTATCACCAAAACTGTATTTGGATTGTTTTAAGGGCCATAAATATTCTGGTTTCTGGTGAAAACTAATATCAATGAGGAAGGCTACTACTAGCCAACTGATATTCAGTCTTAGGTACGGCGGCTAGTTAGGAGCTCTCATTGATTAAATGGCCCTCGGTACCTTAATACTCTGAGGCAGATACCCTTCATATTTGTATAGATACATAGtttacatacaataaaatattggttCAAGCTTGTTACCACTGACAATATTGTTAGAAAAATAGTATCTAACCAAGCTGTGCATTATTGCACTACAGGTTGTCGCAATTgagtttataatgtttaaaatatgtaagatGGTTTTGGCCTTAGCAAGGTTTTTGGTAATGTTgagttacatgtatttattgaaGCTTTCGAATGCAGATTATTTAACGAGAATGGTCCAGAACAGTTCAAAATAGAAGGGTAttggatatacatgtatagagaATAGTCAAATCTTATTCAGCATATGAAACTTACTTAGATATTTTACCAGGAAGTttaagattttacttttttagtCGATTACGTTTACGTTTATCCGTACATCAACTTCGTATTCAATCTGGTAGATATGCCAGAAATAACAAACCTAGAGCTGAAAGGTATTGTCAATGCTGTAATTCCTTGGATATCGAAGAGGAGTTCCactttacatgtatttgttcttattttgatgCTCttatatatgtacttgtaaagCCGTCAGTGTTTAagtatgtttaattattaaattcagCCAACAGAACGGAATTTATGAAAGTATGtatctttgttaaaatatatcctTAAATATGAACAAGCTTACTAAATGTCAATACTTAATTACTTTTATAACCCATGTTCACCTTCTTATAGATTGTTTAATgaatttttcttcaaatttgtatgttgtaatgtatatttgttattgtttgttattatcattGCTCATACACGTTGTCAaattgttgtatgtgttgtgacgATTTACTATGAACTAGTCAATAAATTGTCCATCTGCCAAAATAAATGAACGATATACGGGTTGTGAAAATTTCGTTGGTACTAAGAGGTGGTGAAGAAAGGGGCTCGAAATGTTCACGATACTTACACGTGACATATACGTAACTATATGTCACACTTGTTTAAGGAATGTGTACAAATTATTCACACATACAACGAATTCGTATGTGTGAAAATTACGGTTCAACGGAGAAACATTGTAACAGCGTCATCTACCTTTTAAAATTAGGTTTACCACATTTGACCAGCATCGTCCGTAAATGACAGCATATGACGTTGACCCATGGTCCGtagagtttaaaacaatataatacagATGATTGTCTTGGTCATTCCTCACTAttgcatttgaaatgaaatagtTATTATTTCTGTGGTGTTTTAAAATGGGAAGTAGTTCGCTTTGGTAGTTGTCCGGTTTGAACACAAACGTCACGTTCCTCCCTTTTATTGCTGGATCGCGATATTTCAGATCACCACAGGTAGCCCCACCtacaactacaaaaacaaaaaatacaacaacaacaacaacaataacaattacaACATCAACAGCGAAAGTAATTGCATTATGCacaaaaatgcactcttactccttaAGAAaattttccacaattaatacaatggttttattataccaaaaaggatgaataaatatcgaaaataatggttcttatgaagaataccgaattttatttgatagaaaggtgcagaaaaaacgttatttctaccttatgagaatGATAGATCAcggtaaatcttttagcatttagcaataatttaatgtttttgcgttttcagctatttaatataCGGTTACAGTCTGGTTATCAGGAATtcttattttccaaaaatgaattatttagtagttaaaggtttatcacttaaactgttttgttatacatatgtatgcagATCtgctgattttgaataagagtgtctctTTAAGTAATGAGTTGTAGTAATGCATAATGTAACTGCCTGTCTACCATATCATTGCTTTCTGGAGAAAAAGTATACCAATGAACCTTATAATCTATACAAAATGTGGGATTCAATTATACAcccaaaataaagaaatgaaggATGCTGCTATTTAATTAAGCTCTGTGATCAAAAAGGGAAGTCATAGGTTACTAAGAAAGTCACAAGTTGCTATGGATGTAGATAGTTGATGAGAAGTGAGTGTTTGCTTATGAAGGAATTGGTTGCTTAGAAAGGTCATTCGATGGTAGTCATTCTTTTCTACGGTAGGAAATGGAAGCTTGGAAATTATATGGTTGCTAAGGTAGTCATTGGTTGTTAAAGAAGCCATTTTATGCTTAGAAAGTCATTTATTGCTACGAATATAGGTAATTGTTAAGGTTGTCCCCGATGCAATCAGTTTTGTGTTTCTTAattcatatatacaaacatatatacttaCCAAAGTGTACTATGAAATCTTCAGGGACAGCCGAGCGATTGGCTTTTAATACGTTGTTAATTTTGATCATAGAAGATCTGTTGAAGGAATGAGATTTGTTAAGTAAAAAGTGCATGAAACGTAAACCAGTACCTCTTGCAACACTTAGCACGAGCCACATTAACGAATAAGGTATATCCATTCAGAACACTCCTCTGTCATAACACACATGTATTAACGGGGCACACAAATCctatttctattttataataCCATAAACTTGAACTGATATTGATTAATTGACGTAtgttaaaattacaaatattgataCTGTAGTTCGACACACAATTTAAACACTTAGAGTTAAGGACGCTTATTTCCCGAAATTATCATTGTCCTCTTTTGTATCATGGGTCGCATCTGTAGTAAACGGAAGGCGGTTTGGAGCACCTAATCGGTCAACGTCAGATAATAGGTactttcatatttcaaatgGTTCGTAAGGACATGTAGAATATGGAACAAAATTTcaatttcactgtttgacataAAGTTATTCATGGTACAAAAAGCAATTGACTAGGACTAAACtcattaaatataatgaaatttgtATAACGTATGATTTCATGTCACTATTTTGATATTGTGTTGGGAGacataaagaaaatatgacaaaacagAACTTAAAAATCGAATATTATTGCGATCCAGCTAATACAGATCACTAAAAACTAACTAAATTAATTGACTTCATTGTTAGGAGCAATTATAGGCTTTAACTGTTTGTGTTCATTCAATTGTCTagaaaaaattgtttaaagcgGATGGTTTAAATTGCTATAATTCCAAATAGCCGAGCGcttaaagtttataaatatttaattttctcAGTGTGACCATTAAGCAAAAAAGTATCATTTAATGTCAATAAGATAAATACAAAGAAaggaaaacagaaataaatagGTAGTTTTACTCTGCTTTTCTGCGGCTTAAAGATCTTTATCAGTGTCAcagtttcaaacagtgaaaatatcaatttaatatttttctctctttggatatttaagttcaatctcACGTCCAAATAAAACGTAAGCGCGCACAGGGGCTAGGGCACAATTTTTGAAAAcggcattttgtaaaataaaatgtcattttataaaggcatttaattaaagaaaattgtttgtttcagtttgaGATCGCAAGATATTTCACTCCGTGTTTTCGCCACTCGagaaatatagtttttgatGCTAATTCGGTGTAATATACACGGAAACAAACACGTAACCTCATTATATATCTAACCAAGGATCGTCAAAGTGGCTGTCCCAGGAAATACTTCTCCCATTTGTTTGTTGTcgtatattttaatgtcatatgacaTCATTATACATTTGAGCGCAAGTTCTTCCTATTTTTGGATAATGAACTAAATATAAGTTACTACTCATTTTCGCGtttaatatacaaattaatCACATTCCAGAATTTGCTCTTGTTtcacaataatatataaactattaaGAACAATCTCGGTTATATGTGTTGTCtataaaagtttaaactttggcattttataaaaaatcacaTGTTTCCGtttgatataaacattaacCATTGGAATTAAACACTATCAATCCGCGCGTTTGTAAAAAAACTAATTGGAAACAGGTATTGCTTAATTGGTAATTAATTAATCCAGTAAGTCATacgtttattttcttttatgattaaagatttatttaaataaagcagTTTATTTTCAATCTTTTTTGATTTCATACAACCTTTAATTAAAACTTTCACGACTTAATGTATTTACACAGGAAATGACGTCTTGatcatattatatcataatgtcATCTAACCATGTGTGACGTCACCAGTTAAGGTTTAGTGTATACATTATGTTTTGGTTCTTACTGAGTATAATCTCAGTATTCAATCCACCGGAATGTAAAACGACCAGATGaatattctgttttaaattattccTGGATCTTCATTATTGCAATGCATTTAGCGCGGAAAATTGCACTGCCTTTTCAGTTTATGGTG
Proteins encoded in this window:
- the LOC128235950 gene encoding uncharacterized protein LOC128235950, producing the protein MDIRCVSALLLLYHTKVVGGATCGDLKYRDPAIKGRNVTFVFKPDNYQSELLPILKHHRNNNYFISNAIVRNDQDNHLYYIVLNSTDHGSTSYAVIYGRCWSNVVNLILKALSGCGYLYIRTKVITAGSTVELGYFPNTAVINNITASYVRQWHNATSSSDMHLSAGHLSESEDPNWEFVLTIHNVDRWMTGNYSVRCTDGRTGGDKFTQPVEIAVIVPSGKPSLHSYNHTSDCEDCLVGIDGKDLDKHIYCHTTGGSVPTIYVGESNVTVHFISNDTYQPLYVARKDDHMKVVTCSVFNAAMVSPLNTSSKLYVAVRPDKAVLNVPELKEGQPANITCTTTGGRPSSTLSLMLNANNMSSIVITTTHYNDDLTYISSIYLNENAKREWHSLKVACYQHTHFFAASYMTEEETIYCRYPPSEIFLEKPVIPSKLQDIYHLVFTCEVKDFNDNCSLQWTSDKPLLLKDRHPEKRTNLKSMMSILNVSVTKEDFGNVLCCSAVCSSFKRIISKSHTLVVPYVPVLSLSVGKELLLLKYESKTVTCSAKSYPLADIVWSSEFSKPLQECQKKAACTLTIEHISVDERKTYICRASTAFGNASSSFVAIGTGKHDKQGIKETKGASPLPWIAAAVGCLILIIIVAGLVVIVVRKINQPKGTLNTRNEPDKAQNGNVETLETSPGNDDTTYAMVDKPRIKRTPEKTRHVPTKATYDDTLVYADLDIEHLEETSKSVQNKKRSTDSEPVEYVEINFSARAQISESENIYQN